In one Fodinicola acaciae genomic region, the following are encoded:
- a CDS encoding LysR family transcriptional regulator, translated as MLNLERLRVLHAVSTTGSVVGAARTLHVTTSAVSQQVARLEREVGQPLVERQGRGLRLTDAGELLARSAGDLLTRVEQVEADLAEHRGAVAGSLAIAAFATAARGLLPGVLRRLRDWPDLSVSLSELEPHESVPALCRGDLDLAVVQDWLEDPLTIPDGVASRHLLDDPFDLALPAGHPLAGNEKVTVAELAEQDWISWSAGQICHDWLSRTLRSEGVEPRVAHTASEHSTQLALVAAGLGAAVIPRLGRDHIPAGVRLVAITPTPTRRVFALWRTSASARPAVRAAVRVLAAAHGLLDEVEDGGQVGG; from the coding sequence ATGTTGAACCTGGAGCGCCTGCGCGTCCTGCACGCGGTGTCGACGACCGGCTCGGTGGTCGGCGCGGCGCGTACGTTGCACGTCACCACGTCGGCGGTGTCGCAGCAGGTCGCCAGGCTGGAACGCGAGGTCGGCCAGCCGCTGGTCGAGCGACAGGGGCGTGGCCTACGCCTGACCGACGCGGGTGAGCTGCTCGCGCGCAGCGCCGGCGACCTGCTGACGCGCGTCGAGCAGGTGGAGGCCGACCTCGCCGAGCATCGCGGCGCGGTGGCCGGGTCGCTGGCGATCGCCGCGTTCGCCACGGCAGCGCGTGGTCTGCTGCCAGGTGTGTTGCGGCGGCTGCGCGACTGGCCGGACCTGTCGGTGTCGCTGTCGGAGCTCGAGCCGCACGAGTCGGTGCCGGCGCTCTGCCGCGGCGACCTGGACCTCGCGGTCGTGCAGGACTGGCTCGAGGATCCGCTGACGATTCCGGACGGCGTCGCGTCGCGACACCTGCTGGACGATCCGTTCGACTTGGCCCTGCCGGCCGGGCATCCGTTGGCCGGCAACGAGAAGGTGACCGTCGCGGAGCTGGCCGAGCAGGACTGGATCAGCTGGAGCGCCGGCCAGATCTGCCACGACTGGCTGAGCCGTACGCTCCGCTCCGAAGGCGTCGAGCCGCGGGTCGCGCACACGGCGTCCGAGCACTCGACGCAGCTAGCCCTGGTGGCGGCAGGCCTGGGCGCGGCGGTCATTCCGCGGCTCGGCCGCGATCACATACCGGCCGGCGTACGGCTGGTCGCGATCACGCCGACGCCGACTCGCCGCGTTTTCGCGTTGTGGCGCACAAGTGCGTCGGCACGTCCAGCCGTACGCGCCGCGGTCCGCGTGTTAGCGGCGGCGCACGGCCTCCTCGACGAGGTCGAGGACGGGGGACAGGTCGGCGGTTGA
- a CDS encoding TetR/AcrR family transcriptional regulator yields the protein MPRVSQDRLDARRREILAGARACFSRHGYEGATVRRLEEATGLSRGAIFHHFRDKESLFLAVAEDDAAEMVETVAKQGLVQVMRDLLARADDVSETGWLGTQLEVSRRLRTDQEFADRWAARAEAIAAATRDRLSRQRTAGALREDVPLETLQRFLELALDGLVMQLGTGRSTADLSPVLDLVEEAVRRR from the coding sequence ATGCCGCGTGTGAGCCAGGACCGACTCGATGCTCGGCGCCGGGAGATCCTCGCCGGTGCCCGGGCCTGCTTCTCACGCCACGGATACGAAGGTGCGACGGTCCGCCGGCTGGAAGAGGCGACCGGCCTGTCCCGGGGCGCGATTTTCCACCATTTCCGCGACAAGGAGTCGCTTTTCCTCGCGGTCGCCGAGGACGACGCCGCCGAGATGGTCGAGACGGTCGCGAAACAGGGCCTGGTGCAGGTCATGCGCGACCTGCTGGCGCGCGCCGACGACGTGTCCGAGACCGGCTGGCTCGGCACCCAGCTGGAGGTGTCGCGGCGGCTGCGCACCGACCAGGAGTTCGCCGACCGCTGGGCCGCGCGCGCCGAGGCCATCGCCGCCGCCACGCGCGACCGGCTGAGCCGCCAGCGTACGGCCGGTGCGCTGCGCGAGGACGTGCCGTTGGAGACGCTGCAGCGCTTCCTGGAGCTCGCGCTGGACGGCCTGGTCATGCAACTGGGCACCGGCCGGTCAACCGCCGACCTGTCCCCCGTCCTCGACCTCGTCGAGGAGGCCGTGCGCCGCCGCTAA
- a CDS encoding carbon-nitrogen hydrolase family protein, which yields MQTVPANPIRVAVAQAPAEPADLAGNARVAARLVGQAAAAEASLVVLPELFLPAYNPPALADADRTDLLSMEDPRLAPIQETARDNEIHAIVGAAVRVDGRRFIAALHFRPDGGVTDAYHKKNLIAPDESDLFSCGDSDAAITVDDWVFGLGICYDGCFPEHARKAALAGAHAYAIPTAYVHGSDHRRDLYYAARALDNTFYVLTANAVDGPEPWRLSGGSAIYDPEGRPLGRAPVTGEGMVVADLDPKILRETREAHTMLADVQLTRS from the coding sequence ATGCAGACGGTCCCAGCCAACCCCATCCGGGTCGCGGTCGCCCAGGCGCCGGCTGAGCCGGCTGACCTCGCTGGAAACGCACGCGTCGCCGCCCGGCTCGTCGGCCAGGCGGCCGCCGCCGAGGCGTCCCTGGTCGTGCTGCCGGAGTTGTTTCTGCCGGCGTACAACCCGCCGGCGCTCGCCGACGCCGACCGGACAGACCTGCTGTCGATGGAGGATCCGCGGCTGGCGCCGATCCAGGAAACCGCGCGTGACAACGAAATTCACGCGATCGTCGGTGCCGCCGTACGCGTCGATGGACGCCGGTTCATCGCCGCGCTGCATTTCCGTCCGGACGGCGGTGTGACGGACGCATATCACAAAAAAAACCTCATCGCGCCGGATGAAAGCGACCTGTTTTCGTGTGGTGACAGCGATGCCGCGATCACCGTCGACGACTGGGTCTTCGGCCTCGGCATCTGTTACGACGGCTGTTTTCCTGAGCACGCCAGGAAAGCCGCGTTGGCTGGCGCGCACGCTTACGCGATTCCGACCGCGTACGTGCACGGCAGCGATCACCGGCGCGACCTGTATTACGCCGCACGTGCGCTGGACAACACTTTCTACGTCCTGACCGCGAACGCGGTCGACGGGCCGGAGCCGTGGCGGCTGAGCGGTGGCAGCGCGATCTACGACCCGGAAGGCCGTCCGCTCGGCCGCGCGCCGGTCACCGGCGAAGGCATGGTCGTCGCCGATCTCGATCCGAAAATCCTGCGCGAGACCCGCGAAGCGCACACCATGCTCGCCGACGTTCAGCTGACCCGTTCGTGA
- the mug gene encoding G/U mismatch-specific DNA glycosylase, translating into MTVDLAGAAGKTIPDVIADDLAVLFVGINPGLYSAATGWHFARPGNRFWPALHRGGFTERQLHPSEQDVLPSYGLGITNVVARASARADELTTQELVAGAGILERKAEKYRPQWIALVGITAYRTGWRRPKATLGEQPDGIARSRLWVLPNPSGLNAHYTADTLAAEFAKLHERVS; encoded by the coding sequence GTGACAGTCGACCTGGCAGGAGCCGCCGGCAAGACGATCCCCGACGTGATCGCCGACGATCTGGCCGTCCTCTTCGTCGGCATCAACCCCGGCCTCTACTCGGCGGCCACCGGCTGGCATTTCGCCAGGCCCGGCAACAGGTTCTGGCCGGCGCTGCACCGCGGCGGCTTCACCGAACGGCAGCTGCATCCGAGCGAACAGGACGTGCTGCCGTCGTACGGCCTCGGCATCACCAACGTCGTGGCGCGCGCCTCCGCGCGAGCGGACGAGCTGACCACCCAGGAGCTGGTCGCCGGCGCCGGAATCCTTGAGCGGAAAGCGGAAAAATACCGTCCACAGTGGATCGCGCTGGTCGGCATCACCGCGTATCGCACCGGCTGGCGGCGGCCGAAAGCCACACTCGGTGAGCAGCCGGACGGCATCGCGCGGTCACGACTGTGGGTGCTGCCAAACCCCAGCGGACTGAACGCGCACTACACGGCCGACACCTTGGCCGCCGAGTTCGCCAAGCTTCACGAACGGGTCAGCTGA
- a CDS encoding methylated-DNA--[protein]-cysteine S-methyltransferase codes for MGWTTVASPIGAVGLIADETAVRGASFGGRIPAGLPKIGGQALLERAVGQLNAYFAGELTEFDLPLAMAGSEFELKVWDVLKRVPYGETVTYGWVAAQAGDPLAARAVGTACNHNPIPIIVPCHRVVGANKTLVGFGGGLPRKRWLLEHEARVHMEQAFAF; via the coding sequence GTGGGTTGGACGACAGTGGCTTCCCCGATCGGCGCGGTCGGCCTGATCGCCGACGAGACCGCGGTCCGCGGCGCCAGCTTCGGCGGCCGGATCCCCGCCGGCCTGCCCAAAATCGGCGGCCAGGCGCTGCTCGAGCGGGCGGTCGGCCAGCTCAACGCCTATTTCGCCGGCGAGCTGACCGAGTTTGACCTGCCGCTGGCGATGGCCGGCTCGGAGTTCGAGCTGAAGGTGTGGGACGTGCTCAAGCGTGTCCCGTACGGCGAGACCGTGACGTATGGCTGGGTCGCCGCGCAGGCCGGTGATCCGCTGGCGGCGCGCGCTGTCGGCACCGCCTGCAACCACAATCCGATCCCGATCATCGTGCCCTGCCATCGCGTGGTTGGCGCCAACAAGACGCTGGTCGGCTTTGGCGGTGGCCTGCCACGCAAACGCTGGCTGCTCGAACACGAGGCCAGAGTGCACATGGAGCAGGCCTTCGCCTTCTAG
- a CDS encoding aldo/keto reductase: protein MESRRLGTSGLRISPIGLGMMSYGDRTRRSWHLTEDEAEPIVRAAAEAGVTFFDTADMYDRGTSEQVTGRLLTKLFSDREDYVLATKVYYPMGPGPNDRGLSRKHVLSAIDASLCRLGTDYVDLYQIHRWDDETPIEETMAALDEVVRAGKARYIGASTMCAWQFSKAQQVANGHTFVSMQNHYNLVYREEEREMLPLCRDLGVGVIPYSPLARGFLARGERRTTRGSGDPLADQLYNESDQVVVDALNDIAGRRGVPPAQVALAWLLHKPGVTAPIVGATKLRHLQDAIAAVDISLTAEEIAALEAPYAPHRVA, encoded by the coding sequence ATGGAATCTCGCCGGTTAGGGACATCGGGTTTGCGGATCTCGCCGATCGGCCTCGGCATGATGAGCTACGGCGACCGGACGCGGCGGTCATGGCACCTCACCGAGGATGAGGCGGAGCCGATCGTGCGCGCCGCGGCCGAGGCCGGCGTGACCTTCTTCGACACCGCCGACATGTACGACCGCGGCACCAGTGAGCAGGTCACCGGCCGGCTGCTGACCAAACTTTTCAGTGATCGCGAGGACTACGTCCTCGCCACCAAGGTCTACTATCCGATGGGGCCAGGCCCCAACGACCGAGGCCTGTCGCGGAAGCATGTTCTCTCCGCCATCGATGCGTCGCTGTGCCGGCTCGGCACTGATTACGTCGACCTCTACCAGATCCACCGATGGGACGACGAAACGCCGATCGAGGAGACGATGGCCGCGCTGGATGAGGTCGTACGCGCCGGCAAAGCACGCTATATCGGCGCTTCCACGATGTGCGCGTGGCAGTTCAGCAAGGCACAGCAGGTCGCCAACGGCCACACCTTCGTGTCGATGCAGAATCACTACAACCTCGTCTATCGCGAGGAGGAAAGAGAAATGCTGCCGCTGTGCCGCGATCTCGGGGTCGGCGTCATTCCATACAGTCCACTGGCGCGCGGCTTCCTGGCTCGCGGCGAGCGTAGGACGACACGCGGCTCCGGCGATCCGCTCGCCGACCAGCTGTACAACGAGAGCGACCAGGTCGTGGTCGACGCGCTCAACGACATCGCCGGACGCCGTGGCGTGCCGCCGGCGCAGGTCGCTTTGGCCTGGCTGCTGCACAAGCCAGGCGTCACCGCGCCTATCGTGGGCGCCACCAAACTCCGTCACCTGCAGGACGCGATCGCCGCGGTCGACATTTCCTTGACAGCGGAGGAAATCGCCGCATTGGAGGCACCGTACGCGCCGCATCGAGTTGCCTGA
- a CDS encoding low temperature requirement protein A gives MSEQARRRGWYVPMVARRTDEEHRASTPLELFFDLCVVVAVAAAAGGLHHALAEGHVIDGLLRYGGVFFAIWWAWMNFTWFASAYDTDDAIYRVTAFVQIGGALVIAAGVGQVFEHADWRVMVVGYVIMRLAGVTQWLRAAYSDPERRRCTLRYAGGIAFAQVCWIAYVLFCPPALVVPAFLVAAAIELAVPVFAERAAPTTWHPEHIGERYGLLTLIVLGESVLAASNAVQAAVGSGQSLSGLVGLAVAGLVVVFGMWWLYFEQSEHQSLGGDSLAPSIFWGYGHLVVFSSAAAVGGGLELAVGELRHEAHLPAFGVGLAITVPVALYLLSVWVLMIGPARGDLVAVAFPAAAVLVLAGSFTPVPVVVAAVVVALLVVVRVLARREA, from the coding sequence ATGAGCGAGCAGGCGCGGCGACGCGGCTGGTACGTGCCGATGGTGGCTCGGCGGACGGACGAGGAGCATCGCGCGTCCACGCCGCTGGAGCTGTTCTTCGACCTGTGCGTCGTGGTCGCGGTCGCGGCGGCGGCCGGGGGACTGCACCACGCGTTGGCCGAGGGACACGTGATCGACGGCCTGCTGCGCTATGGCGGTGTCTTCTTCGCCATCTGGTGGGCCTGGATGAATTTCACCTGGTTCGCTTCGGCGTACGACACCGACGACGCGATCTACCGGGTCACCGCGTTCGTGCAGATCGGTGGTGCGTTGGTGATCGCGGCCGGGGTCGGCCAGGTCTTCGAGCACGCCGACTGGCGGGTGATGGTGGTCGGCTATGTCATCATGCGGCTGGCCGGGGTCACACAGTGGCTGCGCGCCGCGTACAGCGATCCAGAGCGGCGGCGCTGCACGTTGCGCTATGCCGGCGGCATCGCGTTCGCGCAGGTCTGCTGGATCGCGTACGTGCTCTTCTGTCCGCCGGCGCTGGTGGTGCCGGCATTCCTGGTGGCGGCGGCGATCGAGCTGGCGGTGCCGGTGTTCGCCGAGCGCGCGGCGCCGACGACCTGGCATCCGGAGCACATCGGCGAGCGCTATGGCCTGCTCACGCTCATCGTGCTCGGCGAGTCGGTGCTGGCCGCGTCCAACGCCGTGCAAGCCGCGGTCGGCTCCGGTCAGTCGCTGTCCGGCCTGGTCGGTCTCGCGGTCGCCGGCCTGGTCGTGGTGTTTGGCATGTGGTGGCTGTATTTCGAGCAGTCCGAGCATCAAAGCCTCGGCGGCGACTCGCTCGCGCCGAGCATCTTCTGGGGATACGGCCACCTGGTGGTGTTCTCGTCGGCCGCCGCGGTCGGCGGCGGACTGGAGCTCGCCGTGGGCGAGTTGCGCCACGAGGCGCACCTGCCGGCCTTCGGTGTCGGCCTGGCGATCACCGTGCCGGTCGCGCTCTATCTGCTGAGCGTGTGGGTCCTGATGATCGGACCGGCTCGCGGTGACCTGGTGGCGGTCGCGTTCCCGGCCGCAGCGGTGCTGGTGCTGGCCGGCAGCTTCACGCCGGTGCCGGTCGTCGTGGCCGCGGTCGTGGTCGCGCTGCTGGTGGTGGTACGCGTGCTCGCGCGCCGGGAGGCGTAA
- a CDS encoding TetR/AcrR family transcriptional regulator — protein sequence MQAKTRSSKQTLTFTEEARRAQIVAAAIETVAEVGYAKASFARIAKKAGLSSTGMISYHFTGKDELLRAVVADVLRTASEFMQPKVLSANGFPAMLRARIESNVDLLAQRPADLRALVEIVANARTPEGQQVADVSAIASGVDLVEELLRAGQRAGDFGTFDARVMAIAITGAIDALVTRCSAGEELDLARCGAELADLFERATRA from the coding sequence ATGCAAGCAAAGACCCGCTCAAGTAAGCAAACATTGACCTTCACCGAGGAGGCTCGGCGCGCGCAGATCGTGGCGGCCGCGATCGAGACGGTGGCCGAAGTCGGATATGCCAAGGCGTCGTTCGCGCGGATCGCCAAGAAGGCCGGCCTGAGCAGCACCGGCATGATCTCCTATCACTTCACCGGCAAGGACGAGCTGCTGCGCGCGGTGGTGGCCGACGTGCTGCGTACGGCGTCCGAGTTCATGCAGCCGAAAGTGCTGTCGGCCAACGGATTTCCGGCCATGTTGCGCGCGCGGATCGAGTCCAATGTGGACCTGCTGGCGCAGCGGCCGGCCGACCTGCGCGCGCTGGTCGAGATCGTGGCCAACGCCAGGACTCCGGAGGGACAGCAGGTCGCGGACGTTTCGGCCATCGCCTCCGGTGTCGACCTGGTGGAGGAGCTGTTGCGCGCGGGCCAGCGCGCGGGGGACTTCGGCACATTCGACGCGCGCGTGATGGCTATCGCGATCACCGGCGCGATCGACGCCTTGGTCACGCGCTGCTCGGCCGGGGAGGAGCTCGACCTCGCGCGTTGCGGAGCCGAGCTTGCCGACCTGTTCGAACGGGCCACCCGGGCATGA
- a CDS encoding VC0807 family protein, with product MTATDNRDGVRRLVRANLATVAFDLVLPMVVYYGLRAAGVNQWWALMAGIVVAVPRTVHQLVSRRKLDLMAMFTVSIMVFSLVVGLLTGDARALAVRESWAAALLGLLGLWMVVSVFAGRPALLVLGRTIAVTKVGEAGARRWEERWQHDRRFRRGTRILTSVWGWGLFADAAASIVLTYALPLDLVPLVTAVQFYGVLALLLAFHFFYTKKVDLRA from the coding sequence ATGACCGCGACGGACAACCGCGATGGCGTACGCCGGCTGGTACGCGCCAATCTGGCGACCGTCGCCTTCGACCTGGTGCTGCCGATGGTCGTCTACTACGGCCTGCGCGCCGCCGGCGTCAACCAGTGGTGGGCCCTGATGGCCGGCATCGTCGTCGCCGTGCCGCGGACCGTCCATCAGCTGGTCAGCCGCCGCAAGCTCGACCTGATGGCGATGTTCACCGTCAGCATCATGGTGTTCAGCCTGGTCGTCGGCCTGCTGACCGGTGACGCGCGTGCGTTGGCCGTACGTGAGAGCTGGGCCGCGGCACTGCTCGGACTGCTCGGCCTGTGGATGGTTGTGTCGGTGTTCGCCGGCCGGCCGGCGCTGCTGGTGCTCGGCCGTACGATCGCGGTCACCAAGGTCGGCGAGGCCGGCGCGCGCCGCTGGGAGGAGCGGTGGCAGCACGACCGGCGGTTTCGCCGTGGCACGCGGATCCTCACCTCGGTGTGGGGATGGGGACTGTTCGCCGACGCGGCGGCCAGCATCGTCCTCACGTACGCGCTGCCGCTCGACCTGGTGCCGTTGGTGACCGCCGTGCAGTTCTACGGCGTACTGGCTCTGCTGCTGGCCTTCCATTTCTTCTACACCAAGAAGGTCGATCTGCGTGCCTGA
- a CDS encoding FAD-dependent monooxygenase encodes MPDVLVVGAGPTGLLLANELRLAGADVLVIDRLETRSGQSKALSLQPRSAEILHSRGWLEPIRTREHTTLPAGHFAGIPLDYTVFDTDFGFQVGVEQADVERFLEHNLDGVVRRGVTLLDLCQREESVVATVEIGGVQRKIEAGYLVGADGGHSTVRRLGGFAFPGRDARMRMVAADITLSGKTDGVAESWQLPSFAERSGFLLPLRDGVYRVLFGGAEQQETPTDSPVTLAEVQRAVTEAFSPEIVVDEVRWASRFGDASRQAERYRIGRILLAGDAAHIHLPAGGQGMNLGLQDAYNLGWKLAAQVRGEAPDGLLDSYHAERHPVGAAVLANTRAQGVLTIPDPDVAALRDLVAGLLADPAANRRIAGQISGLGIRYPMPGSDHPLLGARMPDIVLADSTRLADHTRTGGPLLLAAPTYAGTADFLVTAANPGFDAALVRPDGHVCWLAGHSDEPLADAVGRWFGDRKIFGACHGLG; translated from the coding sequence GTGCCTGACGTGCTGGTGGTCGGCGCTGGTCCGACCGGGCTGCTGTTGGCCAACGAGCTGCGCCTGGCCGGCGCCGACGTGCTGGTCATCGACCGGCTTGAAACGCGCAGCGGCCAGTCCAAGGCGCTGAGCCTGCAACCGCGGTCGGCCGAGATCCTGCACTCGCGCGGCTGGCTCGAGCCGATCAGGACGCGCGAGCACACCACGCTGCCGGCCGGCCATTTCGCCGGAATTCCATTGGACTACACGGTTTTCGACACCGACTTCGGCTTTCAGGTCGGCGTCGAGCAGGCCGATGTCGAGCGTTTCCTGGAGCACAACCTGGATGGCGTGGTGCGGCGCGGCGTGACCCTCCTGGATCTCTGTCAGCGCGAGGAAAGCGTCGTCGCGACGGTCGAGATCGGTGGCGTACAAAGGAAAATCGAGGCCGGATATCTGGTTGGCGCGGACGGCGGCCACAGCACCGTACGACGGCTCGGTGGTTTCGCCTTTCCCGGTCGCGACGCGCGCATGCGAATGGTCGCCGCCGACATCACCTTGTCCGGCAAGACAGACGGCGTCGCCGAGAGCTGGCAACTGCCGAGTTTCGCGGAGCGGTCGGGGTTTCTGCTGCCGCTGCGCGACGGTGTCTACCGGGTTTTGTTCGGTGGCGCCGAACAACAGGAGACGCCGACGGACAGTCCGGTCACGCTCGCGGAGGTCCAGCGCGCGGTGACCGAAGCGTTCTCGCCGGAGATCGTCGTCGACGAGGTCCGCTGGGCCTCGCGGTTCGGCGACGCGTCACGGCAGGCAGAGCGCTATCGGATCGGCCGGATCCTGCTGGCCGGCGACGCCGCGCACATCCATCTGCCGGCCGGCGGTCAGGGCATGAACCTCGGCCTCCAGGACGCGTACAACCTGGGCTGGAAGCTCGCCGCGCAGGTGCGTGGCGAGGCGCCGGACGGCCTGCTGGACAGCTACCACGCCGAGCGCCATCCGGTCGGCGCCGCGGTGCTGGCCAACACCCGCGCGCAGGGCGTGCTGACCATCCCGGATCCGGATGTCGCCGCGCTGCGCGACCTGGTCGCCGGCCTGCTCGCCGATCCGGCCGCCAACCGGCGGATCGCCGGCCAGATCAGCGGCCTCGGCATCCGCTATCCGATGCCCGGCAGTGATCATCCGCTGCTTGGCGCCAGGATGCCGGACATCGTCCTCGCCGACAGCACCAGGCTCGCCGACCACACGCGGACCGGCGGGCCGCTCCTGCTGGCCGCACCCACGTACGCCGGCACGGCCGATTTCCTCGTCACCGCAGCGAATCCGGGCTTCGACGCGGCACTCGTACGGCCGGACGGTCACGTCTGCTGGCTCGCCGGCCACAGCGACGAACCACTGGCGGACGCGGTCGGGCGGTGGTTCGGCGACCGTAAAATCTTCGGCGCCTGTCATGGTTTGGGATGA
- a CDS encoding cellulose binding domain-containing protein — MARRLFSYAIPRRRRAQHPLRPTGSKVAVAAAAVLLILTALVVTRSASAATASSAVFSTDSTWDSGYQAKYTITAGTSALSGWKVEFDLPAGSSVGSYWDAVDTAAGTHHSFVNREYNGAVAAGASTSFGFLVSGQGKPANCKLNGQPCGTVTPPTSQPPSSQPPTSPPPTTGAARISPYIDITMSTPSLVSVANATGVKNFNLAFVLANSSGCTPSWGGTIALNDSRIINDVNALRGMGGGVTVASGGALGPYLENTCGSVDALYNAYVQALDAVGSNSLDVDVEASIPVAMVNQALLRLQQNKGTHISYTMRIQGQDYGMDPFSVQILQDAASRGLNVVVNPMLMDFGYSGNWGDAIISAANATVGQLKQIWPAKSDAQVKALLGLTPMIGRNDTGPTTDQTVARQILSYAQQNHVASIGFWSVGRDNGNCAGGGVRPDCSGISQSPYEFTNIFKAYGG, encoded by the coding sequence ATGGCCAGACGTCTTTTCTCGTACGCGATCCCGCGCCGTCGACGCGCGCAACATCCCCTGAGGCCCACCGGATCCAAGGTGGCGGTGGCCGCGGCGGCGGTGTTGCTCATCCTGACCGCGCTCGTCGTGACGCGGTCGGCGTCAGCGGCGACCGCGTCCTCCGCCGTGTTTTCCACCGACTCGACCTGGGACAGCGGTTACCAGGCCAAATACACCATCACCGCCGGCACGTCGGCGTTGAGCGGTTGGAAAGTCGAGTTCGACCTGCCGGCCGGCTCGTCGGTCGGGTCATACTGGGACGCCGTCGACACCGCCGCTGGCACGCATCATTCCTTTGTGAACCGCGAATACAACGGCGCGGTCGCGGCCGGCGCGTCGACCAGCTTCGGGTTTTTGGTGAGTGGACAGGGAAAGCCGGCCAACTGCAAGCTCAACGGCCAGCCGTGCGGCACGGTCACGCCACCGACCAGCCAACCGCCCAGCTCGCAGCCGCCGACCAGTCCGCCGCCGACGACCGGCGCCGCGCGCATTTCGCCGTACATCGACATCACGATGTCCACTCCGTCGCTGGTATCGGTGGCCAACGCGACCGGCGTGAAGAACTTCAACCTGGCGTTCGTACTGGCCAACAGCTCGGGCTGTACGCCGTCGTGGGGTGGCACCATCGCGCTCAACGACTCGCGGATCATCAACGACGTCAACGCGTTGCGCGGCATGGGTGGCGGCGTGACGGTCGCCTCCGGTGGCGCTTTGGGGCCATACCTGGAAAACACCTGCGGATCGGTGGACGCGCTCTACAACGCGTACGTCCAGGCGCTGGACGCGGTCGGCAGCAACAGCCTGGATGTCGACGTGGAGGCGTCCATCCCTGTCGCCATGGTCAACCAGGCTTTGCTGCGGCTGCAGCAGAACAAGGGCACGCACATCAGCTACACCATGCGCATCCAGGGCCAGGACTATGGCATGGACCCGTTTTCCGTACAGATCCTGCAGGACGCGGCCTCCCGTGGCCTCAACGTCGTGGTCAACCCGATGCTGATGGACTTCGGCTACTCCGGCAACTGGGGTGACGCGATCATCTCGGCCGCCAACGCGACGGTCGGTCAGCTGAAGCAGATCTGGCCGGCCAAGAGCGATGCGCAGGTCAAGGCTTTGCTCGGTCTGACACCGATGATCGGCCGCAACGACACCGGTCCGACCACTGACCAGACGGTGGCGCGGCAGATTCTCTCGTACGCGCAACAAAACCACGTCGCCAGCATCGGTTTCTGGTCCGTGGGCAGAGACAACGGCAACTGTGCCGGCGGTGGCGTGCGACCGGACTGCTCCGGCATCTCGCAGTCGCCGTACGAGTTCACCAACATCTTCAAGGCATACGGCGGCTGA